One window from the genome of Amycolatopsis sp. NBC_01480 encodes:
- a CDS encoding transporter substrate-binding domain-containing protein, producing MIKTRVLALGVVLLVVLGVGTAAAAPGPNGAGRLGDGQLGAGRLGEIVARGELRVCSTGDYRPFTYLGPDGRWSGIDVDLAADLARRLGTRLALVRTTWAKVAVDVGNRCDLVMGGVSVTPARARAALFTTPYLRDGKTPITRCADVAKYATLAQIDRAGVRAIVNHGGTNDQFATANLHHATIVRYPDNNTIFDQLLAGRADLMITDASETRWQARQHPQLCAVHPDQPFTQDEKAYLLPRGEEAFRQFVDRWLLEVREDGTYARVTRPWLG from the coding sequence ATGATCAAAACGAGGGTGCTCGCGCTCGGGGTGGTCCTGCTGGTCGTGCTGGGCGTCGGCACGGCGGCAGCGGCTCCCGGGCCCAACGGTGCTGGGCGGCTAGGCGATGGACAGCTCGGCGCTGGACGGCTGGGCGAGATCGTCGCCCGCGGCGAGCTGCGGGTGTGCAGCACCGGCGACTACCGGCCGTTCACCTACCTCGGCCCGGACGGCCGGTGGAGCGGCATCGACGTCGACCTGGCCGCGGACCTCGCGCGGCGGCTCGGCACCCGGCTCGCGCTGGTCCGGACCACCTGGGCGAAGGTGGCCGTCGACGTCGGGAACCGTTGTGACCTGGTGATGGGCGGCGTGTCCGTGACCCCGGCTCGCGCCCGGGCGGCGCTGTTCACCACCCCGTACCTTCGCGACGGCAAGACGCCGATCACGCGCTGCGCGGACGTCGCGAAGTACGCCACGCTGGCGCAGATCGACCGCGCCGGCGTGCGCGCGATCGTCAACCACGGTGGCACCAACGACCAGTTCGCGACGGCGAACCTGCACCACGCGACCATCGTGCGCTACCCGGACAACAACACGATCTTCGACCAGCTCCTGGCCGGCCGCGCGGATCTGATGATCACCGACGCGTCCGAGACGCGCTGGCAGGCGCGGCAGCACCCGCAGCTGTGCGCCGTGCACCCGGATCAGCCGTTCACCCAGGACGAGAAGGCCTACCTCCTGCCCCGCGGCGAGGAGGCCTTCCGGCAGTTCGTGGACCGGTGGCTGCTGGAGGTGCGCGAGGACGGCACGTACGCGCGGGTCACCCGGCCTTGGCTCGGTTGA
- a CDS encoding PspC domain-containing protein gives MTNSVYTPETKKLFRSSTDRKLTGVCAGWADYLGVDPSMVRIAAVAGAVLSAGVVLPVYAAAALLTPDSADAKAPADPAEPAA, from the coding sequence ATGACGAACAGCGTGTACACCCCGGAAACCAAGAAGCTCTTCCGCAGCAGCACCGACCGCAAGCTGACCGGCGTCTGCGCCGGCTGGGCCGACTACCTGGGCGTCGACCCGTCGATGGTGCGCATCGCCGCGGTCGCCGGCGCGGTGCTCTCGGCCGGCGTGGTCCTCCCGGTCTACGCCGCGGCCGCCTTGCTGACGCCCGACTCCGCCGACGCCAAGGCACCGGCCGACCCGGCTGAACCGGCGGCCTGA
- the groL gene encoding chaperonin GroEL (60 kDa chaperone family; promotes refolding of misfolded polypeptides especially under stressful conditions; forms two stacked rings of heptamers to form a barrel-shaped 14mer; ends can be capped by GroES; misfolded proteins enter the barrel where they are refolded when GroES binds): MAKLIAFDEDARRGLERGLNILADAVKVTLGPRGRNVVLEKKWGAPTITNDGVSIAKEIELEDPWEKIGAELVKEVAKKTDDVAGDGTTTATVLAQALVREGLRNVAAGADPISLKRGIEAAVEAITEQLHKAAVQIETKEQIAATASISAADRTIGELIAEALDKVGKEGVVTVEESNTFGLELELTEGMRFDKGYVSGYFVTDPERQEAELEDPYVLLFGSKISNVKDVLPLLEKVIQSGKPLLIIAEDVEGEALATLVVNKIRGTFKSVAVKAPGFGDRRKAILQDIAILTGGQVISEDVGLKLENADLSLLGRARKAVITRDETTIVEGAGDADQIQGRVNQIRAEIENSDSDYDREKLQERLAKLAGGVAVIKAGAATEVELKERKHRIEDAVRNAKAAVEEGIVAGGGVALIQAAEVAFAGLKLEGDEATGANIVKVAVEAPLKQIAINAGLEGGVVAEKVRSLPQGHGLNAATGVYEDLLAAGVPDPTKVTRSALQNAASIAALFLTTEAVIADKPEKASAAPADPSGGMGGMDF; this comes from the coding sequence ATGGCCAAATTGATCGCGTTCGACGAGGACGCCCGCCGCGGTCTTGAGCGCGGCCTGAACATCCTCGCCGATGCCGTCAAGGTGACGCTCGGCCCGCGTGGCCGGAATGTCGTGCTCGAAAAGAAGTGGGGCGCGCCGACCATCACCAACGACGGTGTCTCCATCGCCAAGGAGATCGAGCTCGAAGACCCGTGGGAGAAGATCGGGGCCGAGCTCGTCAAGGAAGTTGCCAAGAAGACCGACGACGTCGCGGGTGACGGCACCACCACCGCCACCGTGCTCGCCCAGGCGCTCGTGCGCGAGGGTCTGCGCAACGTCGCCGCGGGTGCCGACCCGATCAGCCTCAAGCGGGGCATCGAGGCGGCCGTCGAGGCCATCACCGAGCAGCTGCACAAGGCCGCCGTCCAGATCGAGACCAAGGAGCAGATCGCTGCTACCGCCTCGATCTCGGCCGCTGACCGCACCATCGGCGAGCTGATCGCCGAGGCGCTGGACAAGGTCGGCAAGGAAGGCGTCGTCACCGTCGAGGAGTCGAACACCTTCGGCCTGGAGCTCGAGCTCACCGAGGGCATGCGCTTCGACAAGGGCTACGTGTCCGGTTACTTCGTGACCGACCCGGAGCGCCAGGAAGCCGAGCTGGAGGACCCGTACGTCCTGCTCTTCGGCTCCAAGATCTCGAACGTCAAGGACGTCCTGCCGCTGCTGGAGAAGGTCATCCAGTCCGGCAAGCCGCTGCTGATCATCGCCGAGGACGTCGAGGGCGAGGCCCTGGCCACCCTGGTCGTCAACAAGATCCGCGGCACCTTCAAGTCCGTCGCCGTCAAGGCGCCGGGCTTCGGTGACCGCCGCAAGGCCATCCTGCAGGACATCGCGATCCTGACCGGTGGCCAGGTGATCTCGGAGGACGTCGGCCTCAAGCTGGAGAACGCGGACCTGTCGCTGCTGGGCCGCGCCCGCAAGGCCGTGATCACGCGCGACGAGACCACGATCGTCGAGGGTGCGGGTGACGCCGACCAGATCCAGGGCCGCGTCAACCAGATCCGCGCGGAGATCGAGAACTCGGACTCCGACTACGACCGTGAGAAGCTGCAGGAGCGGCTCGCGAAGCTGGCCGGCGGCGTCGCCGTCATCAAGGCCGGTGCCGCGACCGAGGTCGAGCTCAAGGAGCGCAAGCACCGCATCGAGGACGCGGTGCGCAACGCCAAGGCCGCCGTGGAAGAGGGCATCGTCGCCGGTGGTGGCGTGGCCCTGATCCAGGCCGCCGAGGTCGCGTTCGCGGGCCTGAAGCTCGAGGGCGACGAGGCCACTGGCGCCAACATCGTCAAGGTCGCCGTCGAGGCGCCGCTCAAGCAGATCGCGATCAACGCCGGCCTCGAGGGCGGCGTTGTGGCGGAGAAGGTCCGGTCCCTCCCGCAGGGTCATGGCCTGAACGCCGCCACGGGTGTCTACGAGGACCTGCTCGCCGCCGGCGTGCCGGACCCGACCAAGGTCACCCGCTCCGCGCTGCAGAACGCCGCCTCCATCGCGGCGCTGTTCCTGACCACCGAGGCCGTCATCGCGGACAAGCCGGAGAAGGCTTCGGCCGCCCCGGCCGACCCGTCCGGTGGCATGGGTGGCATGGACTTCTGA
- a CDS encoding serine/threonine-protein kinase produces the protein MTGDVSGDLTGRRLGNYRIDSVLGKGGMSVTYKATDVRLGRKVALKIIGDHLGADAEFRERFVDEARNTSAIDHANIVPLYDFGELDGMLYIAMRMVDGGDLAGLISGGPIAPARALSLLDQVADALDTLHNRGLVHLDVKPANVLVTSRETSREHVYVADFGLTRRGATGHRTRGGDFLGSPTYAAPEHLRGEPLDGRTDQYALTCVLFACLTGSPPFKGDVPTVIKGHLNGEPPSVSRVVALPAAVDDVVRKGMAKSPADRYPNCVAMVAAARTALGPLATSDTPPGPPGTLPAAGAEPAAMPPYGGQQQPPGYGQGPGHGAPGPGGMDGASSQSGAMTAWSGPGPDASGQGGPNAAWSGQGGQGGLGGPGAGPGGPGGPGAGPGGPGPGWGAPGAPNGPVGPPQGPPPGYGGYPGQPGQPPQGFPPGPQQPGYGYPGQQAHPGQPAYGGMPHPGYGPPGEPMRLRPPSPAGGPSAFQQSKSGGGLKWLWIGLGVLVLAGLVVGAIFLFGGSGGGGETNPTTAPNIPVGPGGSQSNAPSTSLKAPPTSISIQPSR, from the coding sequence GTGACAGGCGACGTGTCGGGGGACCTCACCGGTCGACGGCTGGGCAACTACCGCATCGACTCGGTGCTCGGCAAGGGCGGCATGAGCGTGACCTACAAGGCCACGGACGTGCGCCTGGGCCGCAAGGTGGCGCTGAAGATCATCGGTGACCACCTCGGCGCCGACGCCGAATTCCGCGAGCGCTTCGTCGACGAAGCCCGCAACACCTCCGCCATCGACCACGCCAACATCGTGCCGCTGTACGACTTCGGCGAGCTCGACGGCATGCTCTACATCGCCATGCGCATGGTCGACGGCGGCGACCTGGCCGGCCTGATCTCCGGCGGCCCGATCGCGCCAGCGCGGGCGCTGTCCCTGCTCGACCAGGTCGCGGACGCCCTCGACACCCTGCACAACCGTGGTCTGGTCCACCTCGACGTCAAGCCCGCCAACGTCCTGGTCACCAGCCGCGAGACCTCACGCGAGCACGTGTACGTCGCCGACTTCGGCCTGACCCGCCGCGGCGCCACCGGCCACCGCACCCGCGGCGGCGACTTCCTGGGCTCGCCCACCTACGCCGCGCCCGAGCACCTGCGCGGGGAGCCGCTGGACGGGCGCACCGACCAGTACGCGCTGACCTGCGTGCTCTTCGCCTGCCTCACCGGCAGCCCGCCGTTCAAGGGCGACGTGCCGACGGTGATCAAGGGCCACCTCAACGGCGAGCCCCCGTCGGTTTCGCGAGTGGTGGCGCTGCCCGCCGCGGTCGACGACGTCGTCCGCAAGGGCATGGCCAAGAGCCCGGCCGACCGCTACCCGAACTGCGTCGCGATGGTCGCCGCCGCGCGGACCGCGCTCGGGCCGCTGGCCACTTCGGACACTCCGCCCGGTCCGCCGGGCACGCTTCCCGCCGCCGGCGCGGAACCGGCCGCCATGCCGCCGTACGGCGGACAGCAGCAGCCGCCGGGATACGGCCAGGGGCCCGGTCATGGCGCTCCGGGGCCGGGCGGCATGGACGGCGCGAGCAGCCAGAGCGGCGCGATGACCGCGTGGTCCGGACCAGGCCCGGACGCGAGCGGCCAGGGCGGCCCGAACGCCGCGTGGTCCGGACAAGGCGGCCAGGGCGGGCTCGGCGGCCCCGGCGCCGGACCCGGCGGGCCTGGTGGCCCCGGCGCAGGCCCTGGTGGGCCTGGTCCCGGCTGGGGCGCTCCCGGCGCGCCGAACGGCCCCGTCGGCCCTCCCCAAGGTCCCCCTCCCGGCTACGGCGGTTACCCCGGCCAGCCCGGCCAGCCGCCGCAGGGATTCCCGCCAGGACCCCAGCAGCCGGGTTACGGCTACCCGGGTCAGCAAGCTCACCCGGGCCAGCCGGCGTACGGCGGCATGCCGCACCCGGGTTACGGCCCGCCGGGGGAGCCGATGCGGTTGCGGCCGCCGTCCCCCGCGGGCGGGCCCAGCGCGTTCCAGCAGTCGAAGAGCGGCGGCGGGCTGAAGTGGCTGTGGATCGGGCTGGGCGTGCTGGTGCTCGCCGGGCTGGTCGTCGGCGCGATCTTCCTGTTCGGCGGCAGCGGCGGCGGTGGGGAGACGAATCCCACGACCGCGCCCAACATCCCGGTCGGCCCGGGCGGCTCGCAGTCCAACGCGCCGTCGACCTCGCTCAAGGCGCCGCCGACGTCGATCTCGATCCAGCCGAGCCGCTGA
- a CDS encoding cold-shock protein, which translates to MAVGTVKWFNSEKGYGFIESTEGPDVFVHYSAIQADGFRTLDEGDRVEFEVQSGRDGRSQAADVRKVPAPGA; encoded by the coding sequence GTGGCTGTCGGCACCGTCAAATGGTTCAACTCGGAAAAGGGCTACGGGTTCATCGAATCCACCGAAGGCCCGGACGTCTTCGTGCACTACTCGGCGATCCAGGCCGATGGTTTCCGCACGCTCGACGAAGGTGATCGCGTGGAGTTCGAGGTCCAGTCCGGCCGTGACGGCCGCAGTCAGGCCGCGGACGTCCGGAAGGTGCCGGCGCCGGGCGCCTGA
- a CDS encoding AIM24 family protein has protein sequence MRVHTRHTPNFGVARVMLAPGEAVQSAGDTMLATSFGVTESAPSRGGTRKPGLSLFTAPAEGGWVDLAPIGPGDVYPIELTGTTGWSVHRGAVLARPASVRHDQTWAPLQQLFGADSGFLDHYSGTGPLVLTAPGPVDSFKLAAGEMVTVRPDYVLAYPDTLQCRLRAVDPSGPQSLKTGEGLVLDFAGPGIVLVQARNRRVSHA, from the coding sequence ATGCGCGTCCACACCAGGCACACGCCCAACTTCGGCGTCGCCCGCGTCATGCTGGCGCCGGGCGAAGCCGTGCAGTCGGCGGGCGACACGATGCTGGCGACCAGCTTCGGCGTGACCGAGTCCGCGCCCTCGCGCGGCGGCACGCGCAAACCGGGCCTCTCGCTGTTCACCGCACCCGCGGAGGGCGGCTGGGTCGACCTCGCGCCGATCGGCCCCGGCGACGTCTACCCGATCGAGCTGACCGGCACCACCGGCTGGTCGGTGCACCGCGGCGCCGTGCTCGCGCGCCCCGCTTCGGTGCGCCACGACCAGACCTGGGCGCCGTTGCAGCAGCTCTTCGGCGCCGACTCGGGATTCCTCGACCACTACAGCGGCACCGGCCCGCTCGTGCTCACCGCGCCCGGCCCGGTGGACTCGTTCAAGCTGGCCGCGGGCGAGATGGTCACCGTCCGGCCCGACTACGTGCTGGCGTACCCGGACACGCTGCAGTGCCGGCTGCGCGCGGTCGACCCGAGCGGGCCGCAGTCGCTGAAGACCGGGGAAGGGCTGGTCCTGGACTTCGCGGGACCCGGCATCGTGCTCGTGCAAGCCAGGAACCGGCGGGTTTCACACGCCTGA
- a CDS encoding TIGR00266 family protein, with protein MQVSVRHQPAFAVARLALAPGEPVQVESGAMMATSSGVTVQSQAQGGIMKGLGRAFLGGESFFISTFTAPQNGGWVDVAANLPGDVQIVNLDGATGWCVTRGCWLASSHGVQTETRWGGMKNLMGGEGGFLSHATGQGQLLVACYGAMETVTLQPGETITIDTGHVVAYADTVQYQIRKAAQGAIQSMKSGEGLVFDFAGPGQVMVQTRNPSALISWLVSHVPSRS; from the coding sequence ATGCAGGTTTCGGTCCGCCACCAGCCCGCGTTCGCGGTGGCGCGATTGGCGCTGGCGCCAGGGGAGCCGGTGCAGGTCGAGTCCGGCGCGATGATGGCGACCAGCTCCGGCGTGACCGTCCAGTCGCAGGCCCAGGGCGGGATCATGAAGGGCCTCGGCCGCGCCTTCCTCGGCGGCGAGTCGTTTTTCATCTCCACCTTCACCGCCCCGCAGAACGGCGGCTGGGTCGACGTCGCCGCGAACCTGCCCGGCGACGTCCAGATCGTGAACCTCGACGGCGCCACCGGCTGGTGCGTCACGCGCGGCTGCTGGCTCGCCTCTTCCCACGGCGTGCAGACCGAGACCCGCTGGGGCGGCATGAAGAACCTGATGGGCGGCGAAGGCGGCTTCCTCAGCCACGCCACCGGACAGGGCCAGCTGCTCGTCGCCTGTTACGGCGCGATGGAGACCGTGACGCTGCAGCCGGGGGAGACGATCACGATCGACACCGGGCACGTCGTCGCGTACGCCGACACCGTGCAGTACCAGATCCGCAAGGCGGCGCAGGGCGCCATCCAGTCCATGAAGAGCGGGGAGGGCCTCGTGTTCGACTTCGCCGGGCCCGGCCAGGTCATGGTCCAGACGCGCAATCCCTCGGCGCTGATCAGCTGGCTCGTCTCCCACGTTCCCTCGCGCTCCTGA
- the moeA gene encoding molybdopterin molybdotransferase MoeA encodes MISVDSYRGTVSDLLGRTPVTIVPLAGAAGLVLAEDVHAGVSLPPFDNSAMDGYAVRAADVAGASAAQPVTLPVADDIPAGRVDVAALEPGTAHRIMTGAPMPPGADAVVMVEDTDGGTSSVVISAAPAAGTHVRRTGEDVVKGTLALHAGTVLGHSQLGLAAAVGLAELAVYRPLSVLVVSTGTELVEAPNPLRHGQIYESNSVMLAAALRGLGCRVDVVRSVVDDVTEFRAVIEPKLAEVDLLVTSGGVSAGAYEVVKDALTGQGVEFRKVAMQPGGPQGNGRWNGVPVVTLPGNPVSVLVSFEAFLRPALLSAMGHTDVDRRRVRARLTEPMSSPTARRQFRRGFYTPAEGEVTGQVGPRGGPGSHLLAAFTQANCLIVLPEDVTGVAEGDEVDVLLL; translated from the coding sequence GTGATCTCCGTCGACTCCTATCGCGGCACCGTGTCCGACCTGCTCGGACGCACGCCTGTGACCATCGTCCCGCTGGCCGGGGCGGCCGGTCTCGTCCTGGCCGAAGACGTGCACGCGGGGGTGTCGCTGCCGCCGTTCGACAACTCCGCGATGGACGGCTACGCGGTGCGCGCGGCCGACGTCGCCGGGGCGAGCGCGGCGCAACCCGTAACCCTTCCGGTGGCCGACGACATCCCGGCCGGCCGGGTGGACGTCGCCGCGCTGGAGCCGGGCACGGCGCACCGGATCATGACCGGCGCGCCGATGCCGCCCGGCGCGGACGCGGTGGTGATGGTGGAGGACACCGACGGCGGCACGTCGTCGGTGGTGATCTCGGCGGCGCCGGCCGCGGGCACGCACGTGCGGCGCACCGGCGAGGACGTCGTGAAGGGGACTCTCGCGCTGCACGCGGGGACGGTGCTCGGCCACTCGCAGCTGGGCCTGGCCGCGGCCGTGGGACTGGCCGAGCTGGCGGTGTACCGGCCGCTTTCGGTGCTGGTGGTGTCGACCGGCACCGAGCTGGTCGAGGCGCCGAACCCGTTGCGGCACGGGCAGATCTACGAGTCCAACAGCGTGATGCTGGCCGCCGCCCTGCGCGGGCTGGGCTGCCGGGTGGACGTGGTGCGCAGCGTGGTGGACGACGTGACCGAGTTCCGCGCGGTGATCGAGCCGAAGCTGGCCGAGGTCGACCTGCTGGTGACGTCCGGTGGCGTGTCCGCGGGCGCGTACGAAGTGGTGAAGGACGCGCTGACGGGCCAGGGCGTGGAATTCCGGAAGGTCGCGATGCAGCCCGGCGGGCCGCAGGGCAACGGGCGCTGGAACGGCGTGCCGGTCGTGACGCTGCCCGGGAACCCGGTGAGCGTGCTGGTGTCGTTCGAGGCGTTCCTCCGCCCGGCCCTGCTCTCGGCGATGGGCCACACCGACGTCGATCGCCGCCGGGTCCGCGCGCGGCTCACCGAGCCGATGTCCTCGCCCACCGCCCGCCGCCAGTTCCGCCGCGGCTTCTACACCCCGGCCGAAGGCGAGGTCACCGGCCAGGTCGGCCCCCGCGGCGGCCCCGGCTCACACCTGCTGGCGGCGTTCACCCAGGCGAACTGCCTGATCGTGCTGCCGGAGGACGTCACCGGGGTCGCCGAGGGGGACGAAGTGGACGTGCTGCTGCTCTAG
- a CDS encoding MFS transporter yields the protein MTGRRLGRDFRLLWAGETISTVGSAVGGTALPLVALVGLQASTFEVALLAAVAWLPWLLVGLPAGAWVDRLPKRPVMAVCNTVSMAVFASVPLAQLAGVLSVPYLLGVALAAGTAKVFFSLAYRSYLPVLVEREQLLAANTRLQGSESAAQVGGPGLAGVLAAVFGPVSGILADAVSFGVSALCLRAIRQREPKPAVTQRVRLRTQVADGLRFVAGDRYLWTLVAFGAVSNLALNGYASIQVVFLARDLHAGPGTIGLVLAVSEVGGVVGALLIGRLATRFGTARTFLLCEAFAAPAMLIGPADGLVCFVIAGVAVSAGLVGSNVVAGAFRQGYCPPELFGRITACSAVVNYGTIPLGGLLGGILGQTLGVRETMLVMGAVQLAALAIPVFSPLRPLRDFPQRQGERDLV from the coding sequence GTGACGGGCCGTCGGCTCGGACGGGACTTCCGGCTGTTGTGGGCCGGCGAAACGATCAGCACGGTGGGCAGTGCCGTGGGCGGGACTGCGTTGCCGCTGGTCGCTTTGGTGGGGTTGCAGGCCTCGACGTTCGAGGTGGCGCTGCTGGCCGCCGTCGCGTGGCTGCCGTGGCTGCTGGTGGGACTTCCGGCCGGGGCGTGGGTGGACCGGCTGCCGAAGCGGCCGGTGATGGCGGTCTGCAACACCGTCTCCATGGCCGTGTTCGCGAGTGTCCCGCTCGCGCAGCTGGCCGGGGTGCTCTCGGTGCCGTATCTGCTCGGGGTCGCGCTGGCCGCGGGGACCGCGAAGGTCTTCTTCTCCCTCGCCTACCGCAGTTATCTGCCGGTGCTGGTCGAGCGGGAGCAGTTGCTCGCGGCCAACACCCGGTTGCAGGGCAGCGAGTCGGCCGCGCAGGTCGGCGGGCCCGGGCTGGCCGGGGTGCTGGCGGCGGTTTTCGGGCCGGTGAGCGGGATTCTGGCCGACGCCGTCAGCTTCGGGGTGTCCGCGCTGTGCCTGCGGGCGATCCGGCAGCGGGAGCCGAAACCCGCTGTCACGCAACGGGTCCGGCTGCGGACCCAGGTCGCCGACGGGCTGCGGTTCGTCGCCGGGGATCGGTACCTGTGGACGCTCGTGGCGTTCGGCGCGGTGTCCAATCTCGCGCTCAACGGGTACGCCTCGATCCAGGTCGTTTTCCTCGCGCGTGACCTCCATGCCGGGCCGGGCACCATCGGCTTGGTGCTGGCGGTGTCCGAGGTGGGCGGCGTCGTCGGGGCGCTGCTGATCGGGCGGCTGGCCACGCGATTCGGTACGGCGCGGACGTTTCTGCTCTGCGAGGCCTTCGCCGCCCCCGCGATGCTGATCGGCCCAGCGGACGGCCTCGTCTGCTTCGTGATCGCCGGAGTCGCGGTCAGCGCCGGGCTCGTCGGGTCCAATGTGGTCGCCGGCGCGTTCCGCCAGGGCTACTGCCCGCCCGAGCTGTTCGGCCGGATCACCGCGTGCTCCGCCGTGGTCAACTACGGCACGATCCCGCTGGGCGGCCTGCTCGGCGGCATCCTCGGGCAGACCCTCGGCGTGCGGGAGACGATGCTCGTGATGGGCGCTGTGCAGCTGGCCGCGCTCGCGATCCCGGTCTTCAGCCCGTTGCGCCCGTTGCGGGATTTCCCGCAGCGCCAAGGAGAACGCGATCTGGTGTAG